One Mesorhizobium sp. B2-1-1 DNA window includes the following coding sequences:
- a CDS encoding phosphoribosyltransferase: MIANERPELERRRVAYRGKTKPMSIAGKTAIIVDDGVATGTTMKIAIRALKRRSPREIVVAVPVSPQVTVAALEQEADRVVCLSRPGQFQALSHHYRQFPQLSDNDVVSAMDEAAQLYKTGQWHVSGLVQRP, from the coding sequence TTGATTGCAAATGAACGTCCTGAACTCGAACGCCGGCGCGTTGCCTATCGTGGCAAGACCAAACCGATGTCGATCGCAGGAAAGACGGCTATCATCGTCGATGACGGTGTCGCGACCGGTACGACCATGAAAATCGCGATCCGCGCCCTCAAGCGCCGGTCACCGAGGGAAATCGTCGTGGCGGTTCCCGTTTCACCGCAAGTGACGGTCGCCGCGCTGGAGCAGGAAGCGGACCGTGTAGTCTGCCTCAGTAGGCCAGGACAGTTCCAGGCCTTGAGCCATCATTATCGCCAGTTCCCGCAACTCTCTGACAACGACGTTGTCTCCGCTATGGACGAGGCTGCCCAGCTGTACAAAACTGGCCAGTGGCACGTTTCCGGCCTGGTTCAAAGGCCATGA
- a CDS encoding pyridoxamine 5'-phosphate oxidase family protein, producing MQIRTLSALECTKLLTANRVGRLACAKDGQPYVVPFHYAYSDAHLYAFSMPGKKIEWMRANPLVCVQVDEHGQGRGWRSVVVDGRYEELPDRIGHKLERDHAWTVLSKHSDWWEPGALKPLVPPTADSAPHVFFRILIERVSGREASE from the coding sequence ATGCAGATCCGCACGCTTTCTGCTTTGGAATGTACCAAATTGCTGACGGCCAATCGCGTGGGCCGCCTGGCATGCGCAAAGGATGGACAGCCCTATGTCGTGCCGTTCCACTACGCCTATTCGGACGCCCATCTTTACGCGTTTTCCATGCCGGGCAAAAAGATCGAATGGATGCGGGCCAATCCGCTGGTGTGCGTCCAGGTGGATGAGCATGGACAGGGGCGGGGATGGAGAAGCGTCGTTGTTGACGGCCGATACGAAGAACTGCCTGACCGGATCGGCCACAAGCTTGAGCGGGATCATGCCTGGACGGTCTTGAGCAAGCACTCCGACTGGTGGGAACCCGGCGCACTCAAGCCGCTGGTTCCTCCCACAGCCGACAGTGCGCCGCATGTCTTCTTTCGGATCCTGATCGAACGGGTATCGGGACGGGAAGCGAGCGAGTAG